The Lolium rigidum isolate FL_2022 chromosome 1, APGP_CSIRO_Lrig_0.1, whole genome shotgun sequence region AATAATTAAGCTTTTCACTCGGTCACATATCCTTAAGCTCCTCCCATCACAACACGATGAACTTGCTGCATAAAAGTTATATTTTGCTGACAATagtaccatatcaatcctattaacccttgCACCATAACATCACTTCTTTATAATTTGAAATCAAACAAATTATTTGACTAAACAACAATaaataagtaataataatcttgaattcaaataacaataaaatgaatttatttttttaaaaaaatcaccgAATCCTAAAAGATGAAAAAACTCctatttctattttgaatttgagGAATCTAAAAAATTGCTAAATGGCCGTAGGATGAATGCTAGTGCCACGAAGCCCTCGTTAAGGATATGTCACCTATTGTCGGAATTGAGCTTAGGATGAATGCTAGTGCCAGATTTCTTGATTATGGGGGTCGCTTAACCTTACTTAATTTGGTCCTATCCTCTCTCCCGAaccactttttatgctctcttaagGTTTACAAGACCATCATAAAAATATTCGACCTCTAAAGGAGACATTGTTTGTGGGCTAAGGAGGGGATAATGCGGTCACTCAACTCTCTTGCGGCCTGGTCCATGGTCTGCAGACCAAAGCGttatggtggtggtggtctgGGTGTTCTTAACGTAGAACTACAAAATAAGGCGCTCCTGTTAAAGCAGCTACACAAGTTCTACAGCAAAGAAAACATACTTTGGGTCAACTTGGTGTGGTCACTATATGGAGAAGTTAATCCACATGCTCAGTCTAAGTTAATCCACATGCTCAGTCTAGTAGAGGGTCGTTTTGGTGGAGAGATATATTCAGTTTAGTGGGAGACTACAAAAGCATCACTCATAGTCCGCTTTGCTCTGGAAAGATTTTTGGCACAAATGGCCAGCTACTATGTGATATTTCTCCTCGTCTATTCTCCTTTGCTCTTAATGAGGATGCTTTTGGCACATTGATTCTAGATCTTCATGTGTGTTATGCGCAGCGCCGGATTTGGAGACACGTGACGACCTCTTTTTTAGTCATTCGTTTGCAGCTGCATGCTGGGCAACGATTGATGTTCATCAGAACCTTACTCTACCAAATTCAAACCGTTTTATGTCTGCACGTGAAGTTTTTAGGGGACCATGTTTTATGGAAATTGTTACTTGCGCTGCTTGGAATATCTGGAAAAAGCACAACGATCTTATCTTCAAGGATCAGCAACCTTCTCTAGAGTGTTGGAAAGTGAGATTCAAGAGCGATCTCCTGCTTCATCAATTTATTTAGAGTTAAAGCTACCTTAGTTCAAACCCTCCTTGACTGGGTGATGGCTATTTTTTTCTTAATAGCTTTGTTGCCTCTAGTCCATTACCTCCCCCCCTTGCTGTTGATGACGGCGCTCAGGTGCGAGATGGGGCGCCGCCCCTTGCTGCAGTGCCATGGCCGCCATCCTGGGTATCCGCCGtggacaacgacgatgatgaaggcgatGAAGAGGTTCTAGTTCCCAGAACGCCGCCAGCCACCAAGACCTTCGACGCTGCGGCTGCTGCTGTCAAGGTTGGTGGCAAGGAGGTGGAGTGTGTGGCGGACAAGCGTGGTGGATGGCAGAAAGTGTTGCCGCGACATGGCTGTCGCCGCCCGTCCCCGCCAGTCTTGCCAGCTGCTCGGCGTCTTGTCCCCGCTTGGCTTAAGGGAAGATGTTGCAGATGTTTAGCTCCTGGTCACCGCGCTGTGGTTTGCTGTGATCCCTTCAGGTGCTCTCGTTGCCTGGAGAATGGACATCGGGCACGTGACTGCCATAACGCTTGGCGCCCTCTGAGCTCGTTGGCATGCCATGTCGTGCCATCGCCTCGCCAAGCGCTTGCTCCTCGCCGAGCCCAGGTTGAGCCCTCGCTCCCGTCCAATGTGCCTCGCCATCGGTCTTGGGCGGCAGTTGTGTCTGCTCCTGTTGGCTCTTTGGCCTCGGTGGATAGGAAATCTGCTTTGGAGAAGCAGGCCGAGTTGTTTCAGGAGGCTATCCGTCCTCTCCACGAGGCTGTTGACTCCTTGCACGGCTGGTTGCTGGCGTTTGGGGGTTTTCTGGATCGTGCAGAAGCTGTGTTGGGTAAGCTTTCTCGGATGCCTGTCGATCCTTTGGTTCCGCCTGATGGTGGTAAAGTGAGCGCGAGCGAAGCGAGCCTTTTTGGTTGTTTCTCTCCACGCGCTAAGGTGGGCTCGGTGGTCACGGCTCCGGTCATGCAGATGATGCCTGAGCTTTTGGATTTGTGTGGTGATGTGGTGATGCCTCCTTTAGTCGATGAAGCGAAGTCCGACTCGCATGAGATCTTAGATGTGGCTTCTCCGCCGACTCAGGCACTTGGCTTTGAGAGGAgtggtgttgttgatgttgatgtcTCTCTTTCGGCTGGGTCCGAGAGGCAGGTGGTTCCTTTTGGCGTTGGGGTTGCTAAGTCTGGACTGTCGGTAGCGGCGCCTAGAGCTGTTGTCGCTAGAGAGATTTGTGATTTTCTCGCTACATTGGCTACTGCCTACCCTGGACCCGGAGTGGTTTGATGAGTGCCCCCAATGTCATGGTCTGGCTCTGTTGGTGCGATGTTGGTGTGTCATGTTTGGGTGTTTGTTCGTGTTGCCATGTGGTCTCATGTGTTGGCTAGAGTGGTGTGACCCGGATGTTTTGGGTCTTCTTTACTTGGATGTGGTTGTGTGGGCTTGGCCCGGTGATTGTAggtttttgcccggttttctcctaaaaactgggcactctcttcttaattaataaatgaggcaaagcttttgcctccgttttttttaaaaaaattacctCCCCCCCTGAAGTTCCCCTCCTCCTTTTGTACGGCTTCATTTGTTACATGAATAAAATATAAAACCACAccataggggcttcccctacgaaTACGATAATTGCGTCAAAAAAAAAGAACAGTAGTGCAGATCGAAAGGTTTTTAAACCCTCGCTTGCTCGCTGTGTTAACGTTGATAAAGGCTTGTTCCCAGTCTCCCAGATGATCGTCACGTGGGATGGGAAGCAGTGCTCCAGGATCGGCGGCTTCATTCTTTCTCCCAGTGAGGGCGTCGCAGCATTGCCTTCCCCGCAGATGGCTGAAGCTCTCGCAATTCGACACAAGTTGATTGTCTCTTGGGATTACAGTGTcatgaaggtggtggtggtgtcagACTGTATCTCTCTGATACAGCGTTTTTTGCCACCACGCCAAGATTGGTCTATTCTGAGCGCGGTTTTCAGAGATATCAATACCCTAACGGCAGACTTCAAGTCTGTTTGTTTAAATTCGCTACTAGTAATAGTCTGAATGTGGTAACACATAAGTTGGCTTGTTCTGCTAAGCCTCTAGTTTGTAAGTTGTCGGTCAGTGTTAGCCCTGAATTTATCTGGGCTGAACTATGTAACTTGTAATGATGTCAGTTCATCAATAAAGTACCACATTCTAAAAAAAATCGGCATTGTTTTATTTCAAGACTCCTGACGTGTCGTTTGAAGGCAAGCAGTACAATGAACTACATGTAAAAAAGGAGTACTAATACTGTATATATTTTATATGTAGGAGAAAACAGAGCACTCGTGACGTGGATGATAATTCCAATCATTTATTTATATGACTAGCCGGTTGATGTCCTTATTGAGGGAATCGACAATCACTTCGTTCGCCGCTTCTGATGGGTGAAGAGAGTCCCAAAACACATACGTCGTCGCATTCGAGCATGTGCCAACTGACTTGGTATTGCATAGAAGAACTGTCGTTTCCACCGTTCCTGTCCCACAGCAAGCCCGCCTCGCCTCAGAGAACCCTAAATCCATGGGCAAACAAAATATTCAGTTCGAATGAGCAGGTATCTTCAATGCTGAGCTATGCagaaagagaaaaacagatgagaTGCATGCATCATGCCAAATGTGTCTCACCTTGTGCTTCAGGAGAGGTGGCAAGGTTGTATAGAGGTTTATAGATGTCGAGTACCACAATCTTGAGATCATGGTGCCGATTCGACAATGACTCCACGGCAGCGCTTAACATCATGTTGTACCTCCCGAAGTCGTTATTGAGCCTTGGCACGCACTCGCTACTACCGTGGCCAAACACCGTGATCGCCAAGGGTAAGCAACCGAACGGTGGCAAGGAAAAAACACCGATACGCCGTGCTCCCATACCGTAGAGTTGCTACAATGAGTATCCGAAATTTGCACAATTTCATGATTTTTATCATTCCAAGTGTGCCAGTGCAGAAAGAAGGTGCATGGGTGCTGTTCTTACTGTCACGGTTTTATTGAAGATGCCCATAAGGCGGTCAGAGAACTGGTCGGCGGTCAGCATCTTGAAGAGAAATGGGTTGACGTAGTAGTTGAGGCCGAAGTCGGTTGAACCAGCGCTAATGATGTAGAGCGAGTTCGAGACGATTGACTGAGCCTGGCTGCTTCCAGCCACCGCTGCCAGCTTTGTTGTGTAATCTTTGAAGTACTCGAGTTGTTTGGACAAAGAGATGACATGCTGCGCAATAAGGTTTTGCCAAAGTACTAATCATGTTAAAAAGGATAATTAACGAGGTATAGCTGAATCTTGCAACCAGTTATAAGTAACGAGAAGGATCTTAGCATGTTACTCACTGTAACTTTTTCATTCTCTTCAGAGGCACTGATCAGTGATACTTACATACATAAATGCCGTGGGATCGTAGTAGCCACCCCCAGCTGATGCGAAGTTGGCTCCTATCAGAAGGTTCTGCCCTGACGCCTGTGGGCTGAGATATGCAGGAGGAGAGCCACTGAACCCAACCTTCTCACCTACAACCACAGTTGCATTGTGAGGCATGCTCTGCATCTGATTAACCTATGATACCGCTGAGCAATCTGCCGTCGGAACCACACAGTTAAGTACGTCAAGCCAGACCAGGACGAACCTATGATATCACTGAGCAATCGGCCGTTGCTGAACCTTCCTGTGGCGACATGGTCCTTGAAGTCGCGGCCATACGGAGGGGAGTTTGCTTTGACAACACTGGTAATGTAGTCGTTGTTACCTACGTCGACTAGCGAGTCTCCGAAGACCATGAGCGCCGGCACCCGTGGCCAAGTTTCGCCGCCGTGTGCTGTCATCCCAGCCAAAGAAACAAGGAAGATGGCTAGCAGCAGTAGCAAGTGTCTGACCGCCATCGGAGGCCGTCGAGGTATCACTTGGACTTGTCTGAAAGCACAAGATGGAGTGTCCGTGAGCTTTATAGAAAGCGTGCCTGTAGGTACCTGCCGGAAATGAGATACTCAAGGGCAAACACACATGAAACATATTGTGAACAAatttcaaaggaaaaaaaagtggAACATTTCATGTGTGGACACACACACCCCGCACGTGAAAACATGCAGACGATTAGTGGATTGGAATTTTGGGGCCAATTTTCTACCCTTCTGCATGTTTCTCAGATGTATTGACACAACTTAACACATTGATTGTAGACGTGTAGGTAAGCATGACAAGGACTTGACCCAAATTGCAGTTGCCAAGGTCACTGCTCGATACACACCAAGAACTACAGTAGCTCTTAGGGCACGTACAACGGGGCGCTTATGCCCAGGCGCTAGGAAGAAATACCCGGCCGTTTTCTGCTATTCCCGTCCTAATCCCAGTCGGTTTTGAAGCATCGACGCAGACTTAAGAGCCGGGCGTTTAAATTAACAATGGAAAATAAGTCTGCTAAGCTGCCCGCGCTTGCATGCATGTAGTAACTGACTTCTCAAGCGCCTAGGTAGGAGTCTACCGATGTACATGCCCTTAGAGGTTATTTCCAGAGTGCATCGTTTTGGCTCCGAGCTCGGTCTTTTAAAATATCAAAtgatatttcaaagtttcagaaaatcCACTACGTGTGTACATACGAAAAAAAATTGTCTTTTCTTGTACAGATCACAAATTAAAGATATTTCAATGAAAAATTGGTTGTATAAACTAgacatgtatatgtactaaatTCTTCTATGAATTATGTACGAAAATTAAGTGTTCAGTTTCAACATCAATTCAATAAAGGGCGTACGCAGTGCTGAAAACTCCCACACATTGTGAGGTATGGGAAGGGTAGGGTTCTGACaacaaaatttggtgaaatgtgAGGGGCCTAAAAGATTAGGTGTGTCCTGCAAAATGCAAATgcacatctaaaggtataattgatgcCCCTCATGGGGGATTCACAGAGATTAAAGCATGTTGACCGTCCGATCTTTACTGTGGCTGGTAGACATAGCATCTCGGCCATTCATTTCTGGACGAAGAGCAGCTTCTGGTGGCTGCGCCGGTCCCTGGTTCTAGAGAAAGACATGTAATGGATGTTGTCTACCCGCGTATGGGTGCACATGGGCTCCACGATCTGCTGGCTCCACGCATCAGTCGCTTCGGGTCGTTCTCGAGTTGCGCTCGGCTCGCGCGGGCCGCAGAAAATATCTCCTCCGCGCGGGGTAGATAGCAGGGTGGTTTCGTCTTCTCCTTCAGTGGTCGGTGTGGGCGGCTTGGTGGCGGAGCGCCATTTGCCCACGCGAGGAGCTCTCACTGTGTGAGCCACTATAGGCACGCGCGCCGTCGCCTCGGAGAGCCCATCCTCCTCACTTTCTCCTCGCTGTCCTCTCACATCGCCTCGTTCGCCTCGTCGCTCCGCTCCAAATCCGCCTCCCTCGCGCGCTCTGTGCCGTCGCCGGTGGCCGGCCTTACCCCATGGCTTCGCTCTGCCATGGGTTCGGTTAAGGTGAGGCCCTGAAACACCGGTGCGGTTACGTGTTCCCCGTGTTTTCCCCCTCTCGTGTTTCTACTGTTTCTCCTTGGATCTTCTCCGTGCCTTCGGTGGTGGTCCGTCTTCAAATGTGCTCGCGCCTTACCGTGCTGCCTTTTCCATCTTCGCAGGTCGTCCGCTTGCTGGGGTTGCCGCGCTTGGTGGCCGCGGCTGCTTCGGTTCGGTGGCATAGAGCATCGCCGAGTGACGGCGACAGCTGCGGTGGCGGCAGAAAGCGCGCGGGTAGgcgacagcggcggcagcggcgagcgCGCGTGTGGGCCTCGGCGTCGGCGGTGAGCGCGCGTGGGAATCGGCGGAGGTGAGCGCGCGCGTGGGCGTCGGCGTCGAGCGCGCGCGTGGGCGTCGGTGGCGAGCGCGCCCCTGGACGAGCTAGAGCCTATTTACGTTTTCGTTCTTGGTTTATCTGGGTGGGTTTCTCTTCTGTTCTTATTTCCCCATGCCTTTTCGTGGTGTTTTGGGGTATGTATGATCTTCCCGGTTATTtattttttccctctctctcttgaGTTTCTAAGGCTGCGTTTGGTAGCAAAGTTTTTTTCTAAGTATTTGAGCAATACCACAGTTTTCAAAAATACTACAGTTTCAAATACTTTGATGTGTTTGGCTATGACTAAAAATTGCAGTATTAATACTTTAGTATCCTTCAAACTGTAGTATTTTTGAAGTATTAAATAAACAGGCTCGGACCACTTTTTTCTGGAACGGAGAACAATGAAAACGTTCCCGCGATAAAATCGTTCCTTAGTTTATGCATGCTTGCATGGAATCTGCTACCTCTGATGCCCTTTACTATACCTCACAATATTTTGTACTACAAGTACAAACGTATTTCAAGTCTTTTGCTGGAAGCACTATTTTGAATTTTCTTGCCGAAGTATATAATGTTCACAGCTTCCAACATTCATCACTTTTCCATGTAGCTAGCTAGGACTAAGGTTCGAATGCTTGAGCAACTGACGCAATAACCATGTGTAGACGTCTGATGGTCAAACGTCAATCAAAGGGACACTAAAACAACACTTGCCAAACACCTTGTAGTTTTTGCCAAAAATGAAAAATACTACGGTATCATGAAACTGCAGTATTTTTCTCAATTCACATAAATACTTTAGTTTTACAATACTTCAGTTTTAGAGAAACTTTGTTGCCAAACTAAGCCTAATTTACTTATTTTGTTCCTTTTCGATCTCTTCCTCATCTGCCTCTTCTTCACCATGGAGGACACCATCACCCACGGCCAAGAAAAGCGTTGACTTCAGAGGTGCAGCGATGGAGCGGAGACCTCGATCTGATCCCTCTTTCCCAAACGCTCAACTGGAGCAACAACGGGAATGGCATGAATTCATGATGTAGGTACCCAAGATCTTTTCTTCCTAATGATttgcctcctctctctctcttgattTAATCCTAGAAAATCATGTTTGTCCAGATTCTGCTTAGCATGCATAGAAGGTGTTCGACATAAATCTAAGCTGGTCATTCACATATTTTGTTTCATTTGCATGAGCAAAGACGATGACCGAAATTGAGATGTTTGGCCAACAAATTTAAGCAATAGTTGGCAATTCTATTGATCCGCTTATCTATCAATATTGTAAGTGTATCCAGCAGGGTTAGGTACTGTGTGTGAGGGATATAGTTGGTAATTCACACCCGTTCTTTATCTTGATTCCTGGGTATTGGTCCCAGCTATGTTGTCCATGTTTTTATTTGATGGAATATGTTCCATTTTATTGGAATTGAAAAGGTCCTGATCAGTGTATTCAACAAGTAACACTTACCGTGGTGTATTGTCCGGGCTGTCATTGAACTTCTACGGTACTCCATTTTTTGTTTTATAAATATTATATAGAAAGATAGTGTTCATGATTGAGTTAAACTGCTAATTACTCTAGCAGCTCGTGAATTGCAAAAAATAACACTGCTATTCATTTCTCATTTGGCGTGTGGACTAAGCTCAATGAGATAAGTATAGAAAGACAAACAGTCTGTTTATGAATATAATTTTGCCGCCTAAAATTTAACTTACTTAGTAGTTATAGTACAGTTCcaaatatatttatattttacCTTACTTTGTCCAGTGGCTGCAAGTAGACCCCTATCGTTCTTAACAGTAACCTTTTACCTGTTATTAGACTGAGCTATGACATTTAATTTGTACTCAGATTTTGCAGCACAATTAGTATCCTTTTCTGTATGGCATTTCTCTCGGAGTACCTCTTTTGCGGACATTGATGGTTTGGATTGCCTGATGCCATTTTAATTATTTAGCAAGATCATGTAAGAATACATGAATAACTTTGCAAGATCATTCTTGTGATAAATTTAAGCTATCCAGTATACTAGCTGCTagcatagcttctaaactaattcCTGAACTGACTACATTAAAATTTGCATCTCTGAAACTACAGTAGCACATATTCCGGAAGTTAGACCTTTTAATGCTCCATATGCGATTATCTTGCCATGTGCTTGTCCAAATAATAAAATAGCTTACTAATTCTATACATATTTGAATGTCAAAATCAAGGAAAAGACAAGTGGGTTACAGTGGTAGTATATCGCCTCTCTTGAATGTGACTTGTCTCTGCAAGCATTAGTTAATAACTATAAGTTTCGAAGTCCACGGTGTTTTAAATTTTGTATAGATTCAGAATTTGTATGGTATCACTAATGAAATCAACTTATAGCTCAGTTTTCAACTCTAGCGTTCTATTCAAATATTTTCTATGATTTATGGTCAATGACCTAAATTTGTACAGATTCATCCAGGAGATATACGAGGTCACCGAGCCGAGGAGAGGTGTTGCCGATTCACCATACACTTGCTGCTGGAGAAGGCATGTGAGGGCACGGGTGCATAAGTGTTGATGGTGCGGCCACTGTTAATATCGTGGTCAACAACAAGGCATCTCACCACATACCGGTAACAACCTCTGAAGTAGACAGCTGGAATTCCATATGGGTTCTTTTGTTTTAGCTTTCTTATGAAGCTTGTGTTGATGCCTTTTGCTCTGAAAAAGCATGTACGGTACGGATGTTGGTGTGAAGGCTAATACATGTAACTTCTTTGCTGGAGGACCTCAGAAGTAACAACGGTGTGTTAAGCCGCACTGTAACTATCAGTTCGAAGCAGTAAACCTAGGTGCCATGTCAGATTTGATGAACCTGCATCCTCTTTTGTTCGAATGCATTGCATCTTCAATAACTACAAAGCATCAGGTTATTTTATTATAGTTATACATTTTGTTCTCTGTCAAAGATGAAGTATTCTCATACTCCTGAGTTGAGTTAATTGAGTAGTATACTCATCCATTATTGATTTTACTCTTGGCAGTTACAATACTGAAACTTGATCGTGTCATTTCAGATGTGCTTGCTTATGGTTTATCTGATGGTAGTTTGACGGTTTGCCAGACCCACCATTGTTCTTTAAAAATTAATAGGGCAT contains the following coding sequences:
- the LOC124666477 gene encoding GDSL esterase/lipase APG-like, which translates into the protein MAVRHLLLLLAIFLVSLAGMTAHGGETWPRVPALMVFGDSLVDVGNNDYITSVVKANSPPYGRDFKDHVATGRFSNGRLLSDIIGEKVGFSGSPPAYLSPQASGQNLLIGANFASAGGGYYDPTAFMYHVISLSKQLEYFKDYTTKLAAVAGSSQAQSIVSNSLYIISAGSTDFGLNYYVNPFLFKMLTADQFSDRLMGIFNKTVTQLYGMGARRIGVFSLPPFGCLPLAITVFGHGSSECVPRLNNDFGRYNMMLSAAVESLSNRHHDLKIVVLDIYKPLYNLATSPEAQGFSEARRACCGTGTVETTVLLCNTKSVGTCSNATTYVFWDSLHPSEAANEVIVDSLNKDINRLVI